The Populus alba chromosome 6, ASM523922v2, whole genome shotgun sequence genome contains a region encoding:
- the LOC118053463 gene encoding uncharacterized protein isoform X2 has product MSRAHADKQIPLPLEHFQGYLMEMKLDEDSNDPSFSLSRAVSICMREMYHYARVSEVHVLECFMETALSAVKREQLQEASYFLMLFPRLRPLVAAMGWDLLAGKTTARRKLMQLLWTSRKLQILRLEESATYGNQLDEMSCVEHLCDSLCYQLDLASFVSCVNSGQSWNSKSSLLLSGNQQIISASEDNHSEHFVENFVLERLSVQSPLRVLFDVVPTMKFQDAIELISMQPICSDIAAWKRMQDIELMHMRYALESTVLALGVMERCTTDERQSHHQVALCHLKDLRNHLEAITNIPRKILMVNVIISLLHMDDISLNLTHCASPGSNSESSSTCAWDHTDVTFCEGGKEMVISFTGLLLDILHRSLPPGLIEEHTTNDGMSIDGRQALEWRISIARHFIEDWQWRLSVLQRLLPLSERQWGWKEALTVLRAAPSKLLNLCMQRAKYDIGEEAVHRFSLSAEDRATLELAEWVDGAVRRASESRLVEDAVSRAVDGTSAVQDLDFSSLRSQLGSLAAILLCIDVAATSARSAHMSQQLLDQAQVMLSEIYPGASPKIGSTYWDQILEVGIISVSRRVLKRLHEFLEQGDGPGLQAFLAGEIIISSSKELLRQGQRERTLAILHQMIEDAHRGKRQFLSGKLHNLARAIADEETEVNIVKVDNPYAERKLLSHFDKEGVLGLGLKVAKQTPKSSAGGETSMQPVGYDIKDTGKRLFGPLSAKPTTYLSQFILHIAAIGDIVDGTDTTHDFNFFSLVYEWPKDLLTRLVFDRGSTDAAGKVADIMCADFVHEVITACVPPVYPPRSGHAWACIPVAATFHKSYAENKVLSPACKEAKPNCYSSFSATPGIPLYPLQLDIVKHLVKISPVRAVLACVFGRSILYSGSDSSMSGSMDDGSLQEPDNDRLFYEFALDQSERFPTLNRWIQMQTNLHRVSEFAVTSGRKADAGEVKADTRVAIKRFRERDSDTESEVDDTFGSSTISTTLPDLGSQGGSAPEPQEDSSKSDAVELDTTAFLSLDWENEEPYEKAVERLVGEGKLMDALALSDRFLRDGASNELLQLLIERREEDHPFSGPQGYGGHRIWSNSWQYCLRLKDKQLAARLALKYMHRWELDAALDVLTMCSCHLPESDPARNEVLQRRKALQRYNHILTADDHYSSWQEVEEECKEDPEGLALRLAGKGAVSAALEVAESAGLSTDLRRELKGRQLVKLLTADPLNGGGPAEASRFLSSLRDSDDALPVAMGAMQLLPNLRSKQLLVHFFLKRRDGNLSDVEVARLNSWALGLRVLAALPLPWQQRCSSLHEHPHLILEVLLMRKQLQSAALILKEFPSLRDNIVVVSYAAKAIAVIINSPAREPRITVSGTRPKPKTRTGVPARSSFTSSLNNFQKEARRAFSWAPRNNGDKNATKDSYRKRKSSGLPPTERVAWEAMTGIQEDHASSYSADGQERLPSVSISEEWMLTGEAIKDEAVRTSHRYESAPDIILFKALLSLCSDELMAAKSALDLCMNQMKNVLSARQLSENASTETIGRAYHATETFVQGLLYTKSLLRKLVGGSDLSSNSERSRDADDASSDAGNSSVGSQSTDEQSEILSQADIWLGRAELLQSLLGSGIAASLEDIADKESSARLRDRLIVDEQYSMAVYTCRKCKIDVFPVWNAWGHALIRMEHYAQARVKFKQALQLHKGDPTAIIQEIINTIEGGPPVDVSAVRSMYEHLARSAPTILDDSLSADSYLNVLNMPSTFPRSERSRRYQESANNNSAYSSEFEDGPHSNLDSVRYVECVNYLQEYARQHLLGFMFRHGHYTDACMLFFPQNAVPPPPQPSAMGVATSSSSPQRLDPLATDYGNIDDLCDLCIGYGAMNVLEEVISTRIASAKQQDVNQHTAAVLARICTYCETHRHFNYLYQFQVIKKDHVAAGLCCIQLFMNSFSQEEAVKHLENAKMHFDEGLSARYKGGDSTKVVTKGVRGKSASEKLTEEGLVKFSARVSIQVEVVKSSNDSDGPQWKHSLFGNPNDPETFRRRCEIAETLVEKNFDLAFQIIYEFNLPAVDIYAGVAASLAERKRGSQLTEFFRNIKGTIDDDDWDQVLGAAINIYANKHKERPDRLIGMLTSSHRKVLACVVCGRLKSAFQIASRSGSVADVQYVAHQALHANALPVLDMCKQWLAQYM; this is encoded by the exons ATGTCTCGAGCACATGCTGACAAACAAATTCCACTCCCTTTAGAGCATTTTCAGGGGTATCTTATGGAAATGAAACTGGATGAAGATTCAAATGACCCATCTTTTTCCTTGAGTAGGGCTGTCAGTATTTGCATGAGAGAGATGTACCACTATGCTCGTGTTTCAGAAGTACATGTACTTGAATGCTTCATGGAGACAGCCCTCTCGGCTGTCAAGAGGGAGCAGCTTCAAGAAGCTAGCTAT TTTCTCATGCTGTTTCCACGGCTTAGGCCCCTAGTAGCTGCCATGGGTTGGGATCTGTTGGCAGGTAAAACAACTGCTCGGAGGAAATTAATGCAACTTCTCTGGACAAGCAGGAAGTTGCAAATACTTCGACTAGAAGAGTCTGCAACATATGGTAATCAATTGGATGAG ATGTCTTGCGTGGAGCATCTATGTGATTCATTATGTTATCAGCTTGATCTTGcctcttttgtttcttgtgtcAATTCTGGTCAATCATGGAATTCAAAGTCATCACTGTTGTTGTCTGGAAACCAACAAATAATTTCTGCAAGCGAAGATAATCATTCAGAACATTTTGTTGAAAACTTTGTGCTGGAAAGACTTTCTGTTCAAAGCCCTCTTCGC GTATTGTTTGATGTTGTTCCAACCATGAAGTTTCAGGATGCTATTGAATTAATTAGCATGCAGCCAATTTGTTCTGACATAGCAGCCTGGAAAAG AATGCAAGATATTGAACTAATGCACATGCGTTATGCTCTGGAATCAACTGTTCTTGCACTGGGAGTGATGGAGAGGTGTACGACTGATGAAAGACAGAGTCATCATCAAGTGGCTCTTTGCCACTTGAAAGACTTGAGGAACCACTTGGAGGCTATTACCAATATTCCACGCAAG ATATTGATGGTGAATGTTATAATTTCACTTTTACATATGGATGATATCTCTCTCAATTTGACGCATTGTGCCTCACCAGGGAGCAATTCTGAATCATCCTCCACATGTGCTTGGGACCATACTGATGTCACTTTTTGTGAAGGAGGGAAAGAAATGGTTATTTCTTTCACAGGATTGCTACTTGATATTCTACATCGCAGTCTTCCACCAGGCTTGATTGAAGAGCATACAACAAATGATGGTATGAGTATAGATGGAAGACAGGCCTTAGAGTGGAGAATATCAATAGCTAGACATTTCATTGAGGATTGGCAGTGGCGGTTGTCAGTTTTGCAACGTCTTCTACCATTATCTGAGCGCCAATGGGGATGGAAGGAGGCGCTGACTGTCCTACGTGCAGCCCCATCCAAGCTGCTTAACCT TTGCATGCAAAGAGCGAAGTATGACATTGGTGAAGAGGCAGTTCATCGATTTTCTTTATCAGCAGAAGATAGAGCTACCCTTGAATTGGCTGAATGGGTTGACGGTGCTGTTAGAAGAGCGTCTGAATCCAGATTG GTAGAAGATGCAGTGTCTCGTGCTGTGGATGGGACTTCAGCAGTGCAAGACctagatttttcttctttacgaTCCCAGTTGGGTTCTTTGGCTGCA ATTCTTTTATGCATTGATGTTGCTGCAACTTCTGCAAGGTCGGCACATATGTCTCAACAACTCCTGGATCAG GCTCAAGTTATGTTATCTGAGATATATCCAGGAGCATCTCCTAAGATAGGCTCGACTTACTGGGATCAGATTCTTGAAGTGGGAATTATTTCTGTATCACGACGCGTTCTCAAGCGTCTACATGAATTCTTGGAACAA GGTGATGGTCCTGGCCTCCAGGCATTTCTGGCTGGGGAGATTATTATATCGTCATCAAAGGAGTTGCTCCGGCAGGGGCAAAGAGAACGTACTCTTGCTATTTTGCATCAGATGATTGAAGATGCTCACAGGGGGAAGCGACAGTTTCTGAGTG GTAAGCTTCATAATCTTGCAAGAGCTATTGCTGATGAAGAAACAGAggtaaatatagtaaaagttgACAACCCATATGCGGAGCGTAAACTCTTGTCTCACTTTGACAAGGAAGGGGTTCTTGGACTTGGGTTAAAAGTTGCAAAACAGACACCCAAAAGTTCTGCTGGTGGAGAAACTAGCATGCAGCCTGTTGGTTATGATATAAAAGATACAGGGAAGAGATTGTTTGGTCCTTTGAGTGCTAAGCCTACAACATATCTTTCACAATTTATTCTCCATATTGCTGCAATTGGTGACATAGTTGATGGCACTGATACAACTCATGATTTCAACTTTTTCTCACTGGTTTATGAGTGGCCTAAAGAT CTTCTAACTCGTTTAGTCTTTGACCGAGGCAGCACTGACGCAGCTGGAAAGGTTGCTGACATTATGTGTGCTGATTTTGTCCATGAAGTTATTACAGCATGTGTACCTCCTGTTTATCCACCTCGGTCTGGTCATGCATGGGCTTGCATTCCTGTCGCTGCTACCTTCCATAAGAGTTATGCGGAGAATAAAGTGTTGTCTCCAGCCTGCAAAGAAGCTAAGCCTAATTGCTACAGCAGTTTCTCAGCAACTCCTGGAATTCCTTTGTACCCCCTCCAGTTGGATATTGTAAAACATCTTGTTAAAATATCCCCAGTGAGGGCTGTGCTAGCATGTGTTTTTGGGAGGAGTATATTATACAGTGGCAGTGACTCTTCTATGTCTGGCTCCATGGATGATGGTTCATTGCAGGAACCTGACAATGACAGACTATTTTATGAATTTGCTCTTGATCAATCTGAGAG ATTCCCCACTTTAAACCGGTGGATACAAATGCAAACGAACCTCCATCGAGTTTCAGAGTTTGCTGTAACATCTGGACGAAAAGCTGATGCTGGTGAGGTTAAAGCCGACACAAGGGTTGCTATTAAGAGATTTCGTGAGCGAGATAGTGATACTGAGTCAGAAGTTGATGACACTTTTGGTAGCAGTACTATTTCAACTACTTTGCCAGACCTTGGCAGTCAAGGTGGTTCAGCTCCTGAACCACAAGAGGATTCCTCAAAATCTGACGCAGTTGAACTGGACACTACAGCTTTTCTCTCCCTGGATTGGGAAAATGAAGAACCTTATGAGAAAGCAGTGGAGAG ATTGGTCGGTGAAGGAAAATTAATGGATGCTCTTGCACTTTCGGATCGCTTTTTACGTGATGGAGCCTCGAACGAGTTACTTCAATTACTCATTGAACGCAGAGAAGAAGACCATCCATTCTCTGGGCCTCAAGGTTATGGGGGGCATCGAATCTGGAGCAATAGCTGGCAGTATTGCTTGCGATTGAAGGATAAGCAACTGGCAGCTAGACTTGCCCTCAA GTATATGCACAGATGGGAACTTGATGCTGCTCTCGATGTACTCACCATGTGCAGCTGCCACCTACCTGAGAGTGATCCAGCCAGGAATGAG GTCTTGCAAAGGAGAAAGGCTTTGCAAAGGTACAACCATATATTAACTGCAGATGATCATTATAGCAGCTGGCAAGAG GTTGAGGAAGAGTGTAAGGAAGATCCTGAAGGCTTGGCACTCAGATTAGCTGGGAAAGGAGCTGTTTCTGCTGCCCTAGAAGTGGCTGAGAGTGCAGGACTGTCAACAGACTTGAGGAGAGAACTCAAGGGTCGGCAACTTGTGAAACTTCTTACTGCAGACCCACTCAATGGAGGGGGTCCTGCAGAAGCTTCTCGCTTTCTTTCTTCGCTGCGTGATTCGGATGATGCTTTGCCAGTTGCAATGGGTGCAATGCAGCTATTACCCAACCTGCGTTCAAAGCAACttctt GTACACTTTTTCCTTAAACGAAGAGATGGGAATCTGTCAGATGTCGAGGTTGCCCGGCTTAACTCATGGGCTTTGGGCCTTCGTGTTCTTGCTGCCTTGCCATTGCCATGGCAGCAAAGGTGTTCTTCCCTGCATGAGCACCCACATTTGATACTGGAGGTTCTTCTGATGAGGAAACAGCTGCAGTCTGCTGCTCTG ATCCTTAAAGAATTTCCTTCTCTGAGAGACAACATTGTAGTTGTTTCATATGCTGCTAAAGCAATTGCTGTTATTATTAACTCTCCCGCCAGAGAACCACGGATCACTGTATCTGGAACAAGACCAAAACCTAAAACGAGAACAGGTGTGCCTGCAAGGTCATCTTTTACTAGCAGTTTAAATAACTTTCAAAAAGAGGCTCGCAGAGCCTTTTCTTGGGCCCCACGAAATAATGGAGATAAGAATGCTACAAAAGATTCTTATCGCAAAAGAAAGAGTTCTGGTTTGCCACCAACTGAAAGAGTGGCATGGGAGGCAATGACTGGAATTCAAGAGGATCATGCATCATCATATTCTGCAGATGGGCAGGAACGGCTCCCATCGGTTTCAATTTCTGAGGAATGGATGCTTACTGGTGAAGCTATTAAGGATGAAGCTGTTCGCACATCACACCGATATGAAAGTGCCCCTGACATTATACTTTTTAAG GCGCTGCTATCATTGTGTTCTGATGAATTGATGGCCGCCAAAAGTGCTCTGGATTTATGTATGAATCAGATGAAGAATGTTTTGAGTGCAAGACAGTTATCGGAGAATGCATCGACAGAAACAATTGGTAGAGCATATCATGCGACAGAGACATTTGTTCAG GGGCTACTTTATACTAAATCCTTGCTGAGGAAGCTTGTTGGGGGGAGTGACTTGTCAAGTAATTCTGAAAGAAGTAGGGATGCTGATGATGCCTCTTCAGATGCTGGTAACTCTAGTGTAGGCAGTCAGTCCACAGATGAGCAATCTGAAATCTTGTCACAGGCAGACATTTGGCTAGGACGTGCTGAGTTGCTCCAAAGCCTTCTGGGATCAGGAATTGCTGCTTCTCTTGAGGATATTGCTGATAAAGAGTCATCTGCTCGTCTCCGTGACAGATTGATTGTTGATGAACAGTACAGCATGGCTGTATATACTTGCCGGAAGTGTAAG ATTGATGTTTTCCCTGTGTGGAATGCTTGGGGACATGCTTTGATTCGGATGGAACACTATGCGCAAGCTCGAGTGAAATTCAA GCAAGCTCTTCAATTGCACAAGGGTGACCCTACTGCCATCATTCAAGAAATTATCAATACAATTGAAGGAGGTCCACCAGTGGATGTGTCAGCTGTTCGTTCTAT GTATGAACATTTGGCCAGAAGTGCACCAACCATCTTGGATGATTCTCTTTCCGCTGATTCATATCTCAATGTTCTGAACATGCCATCTACATTTCCACGTTCAGAGAGATCTAGGCGTTATCAAGAATCTGCAAATAATAACTCAGCTTACAGCTCTGAGTTTGAAGATGGACCTCACAGCAATTTGGATAGTGTTCGTTATGTTGAGTGTGTTAATTATTTACAAGAA TATGCTCGTCAGCATTTGCTTGGATTTATGTTCAGACATGGCCACTACACTGATGCCTGCATGTTGTTCTTTCCACAAAATGCTGTTCCACCACCTCCTCAACCTTCAGCCATGGGAGTAGCAACTTCATCTTCATCGCCACAAAGATTAGACCCATTAGCAACTGATTATGGGAATATTGATGATTTGTGTGACTTGTGTATTGGTTATGGTGCCATGAATGTTCTTGAAGAAGTGATATCGACAAGAATAGCATCTGCAAAACAACAGGATGTAAACCAGCATACTGCTGCAGTCCTTGCACGTATTTGCACCTATTGTGAAACTCATAGGCATTTCAATTATCTCTACCAGTTTCAG GTAATCAAGAAAGATCATGTTGCTGCTGGACTATGTTGTATTCAGTTATTTATGAATTCTTTTTCACAAGAGGAAGCTGTTAAACACTTGGAGAATGCAAAG ATGCATTTTGATGAAGGATTATCAGCTCGATACAAAGGTGGAGACTCTACAAAAGTTGTCACAAAGGGTGTTCGAGGAAAAAGTGCCTCTGAGAAGCTCACAGAAGAAGGACTTGTTAAGTTTTCTGCTAGGGTTTCAATCCAG GTGGAAGTTGTGAAATCCTCTAACGATTCAGATGGGCCTCAGTGGAAACATTCTCTATTTGGAAACCCAAATGATCCAGAAACCTTTAG GAGAAGGTGTGAGATTGCAGAAACACTCGTCGAAAAGAACTTCGATTTGGCTTTCCAAATAATCTATGAATTTAATCTTCCAG CTGTTGATATATATGCTGGTGTTGCTGCATCACTTGCTGAGAGAAAAAGAGGCAGCCAGTTGACcgaattttttagaaatattaaagggactattgatgatgatgattgggATCAG GTCTTGGGAGCTGCAATAAACATATATGCTAATAAACATAAAGAACGTCCTGACCGTCTCATCGGCATGTTAACCAGCAGTCACAG GAAGGTGCTGGCTTGTGTTGTCTGTGGTCGTCTAAAGAGTGCATTTCAAATTGCATCTCGAAGTGGAAGTGTGGCTGATGTTCAATATGTTGCTCATCAG GCATTACATGCAAATGCACTGCCAGTACTTGATATGTGCAAACAGTGGTTGGCACAATACATGTAA